A section of the Mesobacillus jeotgali genome encodes:
- a CDS encoding tetratricopeptide repeat protein, giving the protein MKKRDSNKDNVILFPGLEKRLLEKGLDYMKQQKYRDAIQYLEQALDHDPENSDIYVGLILAHYETGNLKQAKDIAAEMLKSGLGDYIQVIEMYLMILVQLNEYSEMVTTIEALLEEREIPADKHEHFIKMLEFGRKMIDGIERNEIAEIDDEQPEEQALDLFGSDDLNQQVMALASLANVNIRPFIKIIKEFTRSEEGHPFLKTMLVNILREQGYAEELAVNKFGWEESFFPAQLPDVKEYIEDSGVLQLLSREIENEDPVLFEQVQSLVERYFFLIYPYKNPVGNSPAWAAASHFIANEYYGFDDPLETFADLYSSPHEETAQVLDFIRKLEEISYPII; this is encoded by the coding sequence ATGAAAAAGCGGGATTCAAATAAGGATAATGTGATCCTGTTTCCTGGCCTGGAAAAGCGCCTTTTGGAAAAAGGCCTCGATTATATGAAACAGCAAAAGTACAGGGATGCTATCCAATATCTTGAGCAGGCCCTGGATCACGATCCTGAGAACAGCGATATATATGTTGGGCTTATACTTGCCCATTACGAAACGGGAAACCTGAAGCAAGCCAAAGATATAGCGGCAGAGATGCTTAAGAGCGGATTGGGTGATTACATACAGGTAATTGAAATGTACTTAATGATCCTCGTCCAGCTGAATGAGTACAGTGAAATGGTAACTACTATTGAAGCTCTTTTGGAAGAAAGGGAGATTCCCGCAGATAAACACGAGCATTTTATCAAAATGCTCGAGTTTGGCAGAAAGATGATCGATGGAATTGAAAGAAATGAAATTGCAGAGATAGATGATGAACAACCAGAAGAACAGGCGCTTGATCTGTTTGGCTCGGACGACCTCAATCAACAGGTGATGGCTTTAGCAAGTCTTGCGAATGTAAATATCCGTCCTTTTATCAAGATTATTAAAGAATTTACACGGTCAGAAGAGGGTCATCCCTTTTTAAAAACAATGCTGGTCAATATATTAAGAGAACAGGGTTACGCAGAGGAGCTTGCCGTAAATAAATTCGGCTGGGAAGAATCGTTTTTCCCTGCTCAGCTGCCAGATGTCAAGGAGTATATCGAGGACAGTGGAGTACTGCAGCTGTTAAGCCGTGAAATAGAAAATGAGGATCCTGTATTGTTTGAGCAGGTACAGAGCCTGGTCGAGCGTTATTTCTTCCTGATTTACCCGTATAAAAATCCTGTCGGCAATTCTCCGGCATGGGCTGCAGCAAGTCATTTCATTGCCAATGAGTACTATGGATTTGACGATCCGCTTGAGACTTTCGCTGATCTTTACAGCAGTCCGCATGAAGAAACAGCACAGGTTCTCGACTTTATCAGGAAGCTAGAAGAAATTTCTTACCCGATAATATAG
- the leuD gene encoding 3-isopropylmalate dehydratase small subunit — translation MASFKEMTGNAAAMDRTNVDTDQIIPKQFLKRIEKTGFGQYLFYDWRFKPSGELDERFELNHPASQGASILIANENFGCGSSREHAPWALQDYGFKVVIAPSFADIFKQNCLKNGILPVVLPEEVVASLLKKAAGQVYELTVSLEHQCVYDKEGFKAEFEIHPYWYNMLLNGWDEIELTLQLEEHIKEYEDNPASTRC, via the coding sequence ATGGCCAGTTTTAAAGAAATGACAGGTAATGCTGCTGCAATGGATCGGACAAATGTGGACACAGACCAAATCATTCCAAAGCAATTCCTCAAAAGAATCGAGAAAACCGGCTTTGGGCAGTATTTGTTCTATGATTGGCGCTTCAAGCCAAGCGGTGAATTAGATGAAAGGTTTGAACTCAACCACCCTGCCAGCCAGGGAGCATCTATTTTGATCGCGAATGAAAACTTTGGCTGCGGCTCATCAAGGGAGCATGCGCCATGGGCATTGCAGGATTATGGATTCAAGGTGGTGATTGCCCCGTCGTTTGCAGATATATTCAAGCAAAACTGCCTGAAAAACGGAATCCTCCCTGTTGTACTGCCTGAAGAGGTGGTGGCCTCTTTACTCAAGAAAGCAGCCGGTCAGGTGTACGAACTGACCGTCTCACTTGAACACCAATGTGTTTATGACAAAGAAGGCTTCAAAGCAGAATTTGAGATTCACCCATATTGGTATAATATGCTCCTGAACGGCTGGGATGAGATTGAATTGACCCTCCAGCTTGAAGAGCATATCAAGGAATATGAGGATAATCCTGCTTCAACAAGATGTTAA
- the leuC gene encoding 3-isopropylmalate dehydratase large subunit, protein MGKTIIEKIWEKHVVHMEEGRPDLLYIDLHLVHEVTSPQAFSGLRMKNRKVRRPDLTFATMDHNVPTINRREINDQVARNQMDTLRNNCLEFGIQLADLDSPEQGIVHVIGPELGLTKPGMTIVCGDSHTSTHGAFGSLAFGIGTSEVEHVLATQTLWQAKPKTLKIEVSGSLGPGVSAKDVILFIISKYGVKFGTGYVIEFCGDVIRNMSMEERMTICNMSIEGGAKASIVAPDEKTFAYLNGRKYVSKGDEFLDQILEWQQLASDKDAKHDDVIMVNGNEIAPMVSWGTNPAMTAEVTHRVPYLAECETEAEKKAVQRAFEYMGLEEGQPITAIRVSRVFIGSCTNSRIEDLRAAAQIIKGKKVAAGVYAIVVPGSQQVKMAAETEGIARTFIEAGFEWRESGCSMCLSMNADIVPAGEHCASTSNRNFEGRQGAGARTHLVSPAMAAAAALYGHFVDVRTLAGVPV, encoded by the coding sequence TTGGGTAAAACGATCATAGAAAAAATTTGGGAGAAGCATGTCGTCCATATGGAAGAGGGCAGGCCGGATCTTTTGTACATCGACCTGCACCTTGTCCATGAAGTAACCTCCCCGCAGGCATTTTCAGGGCTGAGGATGAAAAATAGGAAAGTAAGGCGGCCTGATCTGACATTTGCGACGATGGACCATAATGTGCCTACCATTAATCGACGGGAAATCAATGACCAGGTGGCCAGGAATCAGATGGACACGTTGAGAAACAACTGTCTGGAGTTTGGCATACAGCTAGCGGATCTTGACAGCCCTGAACAGGGTATCGTCCATGTCATCGGGCCAGAACTGGGATTGACGAAGCCAGGAATGACCATCGTCTGCGGAGACAGCCACACATCGACACACGGTGCATTCGGTTCCCTTGCCTTCGGGATTGGAACAAGTGAGGTGGAGCATGTGCTCGCAACCCAGACACTCTGGCAGGCAAAGCCTAAAACATTGAAAATTGAGGTTTCAGGCTCACTTGGGCCTGGAGTCAGTGCCAAGGATGTGATCCTCTTCATCATCAGTAAATATGGGGTCAAATTCGGAACCGGATATGTAATCGAATTCTGCGGTGATGTGATCAGGAATATGTCGATGGAAGAGAGAATGACCATTTGCAATATGTCAATTGAAGGCGGGGCAAAAGCTTCAATTGTTGCTCCAGATGAAAAGACTTTTGCGTATTTAAATGGAAGGAAATACGTGTCAAAGGGAGATGAGTTTCTCGATCAAATCCTGGAATGGCAGCAGCTCGCTTCGGATAAGGATGCTAAACACGATGATGTGATCATGGTAAATGGAAACGAAATTGCTCCGATGGTCAGCTGGGGCACCAATCCTGCTATGACTGCAGAGGTAACGCACCGAGTGCCTTATTTAGCTGAATGTGAAACCGAGGCCGAAAAGAAAGCCGTCCAAAGGGCATTTGAGTACATGGGACTTGAGGAAGGCCAGCCTATCACTGCTATCCGTGTTTCCAGGGTATTCATCGGCTCCTGCACGAATTCAAGGATAGAGGATTTACGCGCAGCTGCCCAGATCATCAAAGGAAAGAAAGTCGCTGCCGGAGTATATGCGATTGTCGTACCCGGGTCCCAGCAGGTCAAAATGGCTGCAGAAACAGAAGGCATTGCCCGAACCTTTATCGAAGCAGGTTTTGAATGGAGAGAATCAGGCTGCAGTATGTGTCTGAGCATGAATGCTGATATTGTACCAGCTGGAGAACATTGCGCCTCCACGTCGAATCGAAACTTCGAGGGCAGGCAGGGCGCGGGGGCACGGACACATTTAGTCAGTCCGGCCATGGCTGCTGCTGCGGCGCTGTACGGACACTTTGTTGATGTCAGGACACTGGCCGGAGTTCCAGTTTAG